A DNA window from Camelina sativa cultivar DH55 chromosome 13, Cs, whole genome shotgun sequence contains the following coding sequences:
- the LOC104737627 gene encoding cytochrome P450 705A20-like, with the protein MAEMIIVDYQNCFIYFLLCLFSFLCYSLFFKKPKDPRDCDRPPSPPSLPIIGHLHLLLSDLTHKSLQKISSKYGPLLHLRIFNAPITLVSSASVAYEIFKTHDVNVSSRGDAAVDESLVFGSFGIVNAPYEDYWKFMQKLMATKLLRPQSHSLEWSRGIRAEELQRFYNILLNKARTAESVEISKEVKNLMNNILCRMIMGRSFTEENGETERVRGLVDESYGLTKKLFLAAILRTPLEKLGIPLFKKDIMSVSNRFNELLERILVEHKEKLREEHQGMDMMDVLMAAYEDENAEYKITMNQIKAFFVEFFIGGSDTSTQATQWTMAEIINNPDVLEKLREEIDSVVGKSRLIQETDIPNLTYLQAVVKEGLRLHPPVPLLVRSFKERCEIEGFYIPEKMTLIINSYAVMRDSDLWEDPLVFKPERFLASSRSELREEKEQSLKYLPFGGGRRGCPGVNLASIFVGTAIGVMVQCFDWKIQGDKVNMEETSGGMNLTMVHPLKCTPVPRTQIPSF; encoded by the exons ATGGCTGAAATGATCATCGTTGACTATCAAAACTGTTTCATTTACTTCCTCTTGTGTCTCTTTTCATTCCTGTgttactctctcttcttcaagaaaccAAAGGACCCACGAGACTGTGATCGTCCTCCCAGCCCTCCGTCACTGCCAATCATTGGTCATCTTCACCTTCTCCTCTCTGATCTAACCCACAAGTCTCTTCAGAAAATCTCTTCCAAGTATGgacctcttcttcatctccggATCTTTAACGCCCCCATCACCCTCGTCTCTTCAGCATCAGTGGCTTACGAGATCTTCAAGACCCACGACGTGAACGTCTCCTCTCGGGGTGATGCTGCTGTCGATGAGTCCCTCGTGTTTGGATCTTTTGGAATAGTCAACGCTCCCTATGAAGATTACTGGAAGTTCATGCAGAAGCTTATGGCAACTAAGCTGCTCCGACCACAGTCACACTCGCTCGAGTGGTCACGAGGTATCCGAGCTGAAGAGCTTCAGAGGTTTTACAACATCCTTCTCAATAAGGCGAGGACGGCCGAGAGCGTTGAGATCAGTAAGGAAGTGAAGAACCTTATGAACAACATCTTGTGCAGGATGATCATGGGAAGGAGTTTTACAGAGGAGAACGGTGAGACAGAGAGAGTCAGGGGATTGGTGGATGAATCATATGGCTTGACGAAGAAGCTTTTCTTGGCAGCTATACTACGCACACCGCTTGAGAAGCTTGGGATCCCACTATTCAAGAAGGACATAATGAGTGTTTCCAACAGATTCAATGAGCTGCTAGAGAGGATTCTTGTGGAACACAAAGAGAAGCTACGCGAGGAGCATCAAGGTATGGATATGATGGACGTGTTGATGGCAGCTTATGAAGACGAAAACGCAGAGTATAAGATCACTATGAATCAGATCAAGGCTTTTTTTGTG GAGTTTTTCATTGGAGGGTCTGATACGTCAACGCAAGCAACACAATGGACAATGGCAGAGATCATTAACAACCCCGACGTTCTTGAGaaattgagagaagaaattgaTTCAGTTGTAGGGAAATCAAGGTTGATTCAAGAAACGGATATACCAAACCTTACTTATTTGCAAGCAGTGGTTAAGGAAGGACTAAGATTGCACCCACCAGTGCCTCTCTTGGTAAGGTCGTTTAAAGAAAGATGTGAGATCGAAGGGTTCTACATACCGGAGAAGATGACACTGATTATTAATAGTTATGCAGTGATGAGAGATTCTGATCTTTGGGAAGATCCACTTGTGTTTAAGCCGGAGAGGTTCTTAGCTTCTTCAAGATCAGAGctaagagaagagaaagagcaaTCACTTAAGTATCTTCCTTTTGGCGGTGGAAGAAGAGGATGTCCTGGAGTGAATCTAGCATCTATATTTGTCGGAACAGCAATAGGAGTGATGGTGCAGTGCTTTGATTGGAAAATCCAAGGAGATAAGGTCAACATGGAGGAGACTTCTGGAGGAATGAACCTAACAATGGTTCACCCGCTTAAGTGCACTCCAGTTCCTCGAACACAAATTCCCAGTTTCTAA
- the LOC104737629 gene encoding B3 domain-containing transcription factor NGA4-like encodes MNISTTNPDQELTEIGATGSGTNNYFFNSEMREHMFDKVLTPSDVGKLNRLVIPKQHAENYFPLEDNQNGIFLDFQDRLGKMWRFRYSYWNSSQSYVMTKGWSRFVKEKKLTSGDTVSFHRGYIPDDNAPERRLQIVLIDWSHKAERNQHGLSFGSYPTVTFYPAPEYSMPSHRSFHPFHHNQYQERESPVYGYGRFVYGGRYYEGSPLVYASVPVFPPAMRVPPPAPPQPSATRKLRLFGVDVEESSSSGETRGEMGVAGHSSSSPVVIRDDDQSPWRSPRGEMGAGTSSAMQLCDDEEYKRKGKSLEL; translated from the coding sequence ATGAATATCTCAACAACGAATCCTGACCAAGAACTCACCGAGATCGGAGCTACCGGTTCCGGTACCAACAATTACTTCTTCAACTCGGAGATGAGAGAGCACATGTTCGACAAAGTGTTGACTCCAAGTGACGTCGGTAAACTAAACCGGCTCGTGATTCCGAAGCAACATGCAGAGAACTACTTCCCTCTAGAGGACAATCAAAATGgcatatttttggatttccaagACAGACTCGGCAAGATGTGGAGGTTTCGTTACTCGTACTGGAACAGTAGCCAAAGCTACGTGATGACCAAAGGCTGGAGCCGTTTcgtgaaagagaagaaactcaCCTCCGGAGACACCGTCTCTTTCCACCGTGGTTACATCCCCGACGATAACGCACCGGAGAGACGTCTGCAAATAGTGCTCATCGATTGGAGCCATAAAGCTGAACGTAACCAGCATGGCTTAAGTTTCGGGTCATATCCAACGGTTACTTTCTATCCGGCGCCAGAATATTCCATGCCAAGCCACCGGAGTTTTCATCCGTTTCATCATAACCAATATCAAGAAAGGGAGTCTCCAGTGTATGGCTATGGTAGATTTGTTTACGGAGGGCGTTACTACGAAGGGTCACCGTTGGTTTATGCCTCAGTTCCTGTTTTTCCTCCTGCTATGAGGGTTCCACCACCGGCGCCTCCTCAGCCGTCGGCGACGAGGAAGCTGAGGCTGTTTGGGGTTGACGTggaagagtcttcttcttcaggggAGACACGTGGCGAGATGGGAGTCGCAGGTcactcttcttcgtctccggTCGTGATCAGAGACGATGATCAATCACCTTGGAGGTCGCCACGTGGCGAAATGGGTGCAGGGACTTCTTCGGCGATGCAGCTAtgtgatgatgaagaatataAGAGGAAAGGGAAATCTTTAGAGCTCTAA